The genomic DNA tgttttataTTTGATGGACATGAGCAAAAGTCGAACAACAAAAAATGCAGGAAAATCTCATGATCCTCAAGAGTGATAATATATTCTTGTTTCGCAGTTTATCAAGATAGCGGTCACATAGCAAAAAGCACATGTATGCATATTCTAAACTAATTTCAAGAAAATGATGGTAGTTGAAAAGTTCTATCAGAATAAActactaattttttttatctaATTTCTCGTTAGCGGTTTGTGTAATCAGAATAAGGTTTTGGACATATTTAATATAACAATCAAGCTGTGGCCTCAATTACCAATGAAATAAGAGCATCTGAAATTTCTTGAACTGGTTTCCTCTCAGGTTCTGATAGATGGTTGGCTGATTGGGGCAGCTGTTCTTGGTGTACATGCAAAAGCTACAATAAAAGAGGTGCTAGTAATGATCCCATGTTACTATTCTGAATACCAACTGCAATCTGAAAATACTCATCTAATTTTCCTTAAGCTATCAAAGTTTGGAAGATGTCCAATTTTAAACAGAACTGACTTTAAAGGAATCCTTTTTTGGCACTTAAAGACTAAGAAAGATAATTACTTATGTTAATATCAAGTTATTAAGTGCACTTTCTCAATCTGTTTATTCGTTTTAGAAAGAATCATTCATATAGAATAATTCAAGTATATTGTTCTGATAATTTCGAGAAAATATTGTGTGTTACAACTTATATATAATTCGAAAAAGCATCAGTTTAGTCGGAAATTTGACCTTTACAGTGCCATACATTGATAGAGTTGGGCTAAATTTCTTATATCGTACCCTGTTAATCACTACTCTTATGCAGCTACATCTATATTCTTAGCTATCTATTTGCATGGTGCTCTTTGTTCTAGTGCATATTGTAGTTTTGAGAAACATGAGAAGCAAATAATAACATTATCAAGATATGGCGTTCTTTCTAGGaccatatatataaaaaattcaaatataCATATTTAGGTGACATGATAATGATTAAGTACAAAAATATTAGGACAAAAAGGGAACAGCGGACCTATTGCAGAACTATCCAGTCTTTGTATTGGTTCTATTTCTTATACAGAAACATATATGAAAGAGAAGTGAGTAGTTAATATTCACATGTGGCAATATTAAGTAAAGAGGATTTCAAGTTGGGCCTCGTGTTATTAAAAATGAAGTTAAGAGATGTAATGTTTGCAATACTTCTTCGATATGTGTCCATTTAGTTCTCTTGACAAGATGGAATAAATTATCTTAAAGCTCAAAGCATCTGCTTTGTAAATCTGAGGCATCTTTCCAGGCATAGTCTGCAATTTATATATAAGCTGGTCCCTTCTGCTGAGAACATTGATTTCCGTAGTGTACATGGTTCAGTAAATTTCCATCTAAACTTCGTGCGTTCCACTACCAAGGATTTCATGAAGCATCTTTGTCGCGGTCAACTTTGAGAATCACTGACTAAAAAGGTTGTTTTTAGATTAGGTCATTATCTGTATCTGGTGTCAAGGTCATTACAGGTTGTTCCTGTTATACTGACTATTTCTTTTGTGAACCTTCTCTTAACAAGTCAAATGGAAGTTTCATCTAGAACTTATCCAAACAACTTGTGTATCTCTTTGCAATGTACACAGACTGTTCTCTCCATCCCTTTCCAGTTCAGTGTCTTAATATAGAGAGAGCATAACGTGTCCCACTAGTCCCAGAGACCAAATTTTGCATTATCCTACTGACCACTGTATTGCATAGTGTACCGTCTAAAAATTGGCATACAATCCATTCCATAATGACTGTAAAATTTGTTTACTGAAATTTTTCTGCTGGTAGTTTTATTTTAAACCACTCGACGATATTGTAATTTATCAAAGTCATCACAAATTACTTTAGTTTAAGATGTTTCTAATGGTTGACTCCACACATATAACTGTGCAGGCAAACACCGCGTCATTTGTAGTAAAAACTCTGGACAGGAAAACACTCTGGGAAATGCAAACCCCTCAGGTTTTGTGAACGATAATTTGCAGCCTTAAACAATTATTTGCTTGAAAGGGTTTGAGAACGTCTTTTTTTTTGTTTCACAGGTGATCAAGCCTGACATACTGAAAAGGGGGTTTGAGCTTGTCAACAGGTACTGCATACATATGTTGGTCTAGTATTTTATTTACAGTTATTTAAATCTTTTAATATATATACAGAAACCTGTAAACTGATGGTAATCAAACATTATGTTGATTATAAAAGCTAAATGTTAATGTGTTCAAGCAACCTAGCCAGTTACCTGTCATGATCTCAAGTTAACTTCACACGGCAGCATATTGGCTCACTAGAATTAGAATAACAAACTTCACTAAGTGAGTCAATGTTACCCAGATAATTGAAATTTGCATATGAAACTGTGTTTAGATGCCTCTGTTGTAATAAAACCAACAGATTTTTGGGTTAAGAAACTTTTGGGTTTACTTTCTCGCAGTTTTAATCATAAGACGGTTTGGACCCTGAAAATAAGTCAAAAATTTATTACCTTCGCAAACTGGCTTTAGGATTTGCAACTACAAGAAGTCAACTAGTTATAAGgatttatattcttttatttcatGTACAGGTGAAAAACGGATATACTAAGTTGATAAAGCATGAATTCGTTTCTCCAAATTAtaatcaaaatatcataaaatttCAAGTTTATGATCATTTATTCAATAGATATTATTTTAGTTTGTCATGAATTTTAATATTGTATATTTACAATAAGCGCAAACTGATAGGAGTGTCATCACGGGGTTCTTTCGCTTCCCTGTTCATTTAATCCAAACTAATTACAAGCATTTTTACATTCGTACAGGGAAGGCTTGGAAGTCACAGATGATGTGTCGATCGTGGAGCACCTAAAACTTCCAGTTTACATCACAGAAGGCTCGTACACAAACATCAAGGTAATAAACTACTGTTAATATTAGTGTAGTTGCTCGAGTGATTTTGTCACAACAGGATTCCTTATAATCATTTGTAAAATTAGTGATCCGGTTTTCTCTTGCAAAGTACATACACACCCTAGCCTGGATTTGTCTCGTATTGTTTTAGTATTTTGAACTTGTCTTGTGCTTTGCAGGTTACAACCCCAGATGATTTGTTACTGGCTGAAAGAATATTGAACACCACCTCGTCTTAATATATGTCTGGTAAAAGTTGCCATTTGATGTAGTGATAAGTAGTTAGTTCTAATTTCTCATGTGTTTTGTCATTGACGCCTACCGGATACGGATACGTGTCAGGGAATAAAAAAAAATGATGTTCTAGACATCATATAGAAAAAGTTGGGTGTTGTTCGATCAAAGTCGGAGATTTAAAAATCTAAATACAGCTGTAAAATGTTCAGAATTACTGCTAAAAATATCGTAATTGAGCTGGTTATTAAATAACAAAACATGCACTTATACGATTCTCATTTTCAGCGTGGTATCATTTGATTCAAACTAAAATTTATATTAATGACCGGCCGTCTCAATTTAAATTTTGTatcatttttaaattttgtaTCATTCGATATAGATAACAGCCCACAtgggttggctcagttggttaaaaagTGGATAACTATTCTCTTGGTTACGgattcgaatcccacgggaggaaaATTTATGAATTTATCATTATGCCTCCACAGGTTATTGCGTACGATAAAAAAATGATAACAAAATTTGTGCATCTGTGACTTAATTAAGCTATCTGTTTGGGTTAGCAATTTGGTTGTTTAGATTGAGAACTAATTCCCTCTTCCATACCATTGAGATTTCATATCATTCTCATTCGCGTTTACATGTAATTCCCATTAACATCATGCATACAAGCATCCTCTTAGTGTTGTGGTTATAGATGAACCATGAATGATATACAAAAAACAAAGGTAATGGTTGATGTTTCACATTCTATTTGCCAATGGAGCTACTGTGAAGCTCTCTGATGAAAGCTAGCCGTTGAATTTATCGCTGCCTAACATATACCGACTCATTCTTCCAATTAGCTGGAACTGCAGTTTACAGAAGCTTATATTCAACAAGCCATTTTTTAACCGAGGCTTTCACTATCATAATATATCCTCAACTGACATTTCAAGAAGCTAACTGTGGTGTAAAGTCTTGTGTTTCCATCAGCCATTACAACAAGATGCGATGCAACAAAGGTTTTGTAGAAGTGGATGAGTAGCTGAGTAGTTGCATTATCCTCCAACTTTATATTTAAAATAGATATCGTCGTAAAAATAAAATGTTGCAAATAGATTGCGCGGTATTAAAATTAGGGTCTACTGTTCAGTTACGATGAGTCCCTCCAGGGCACTTTCACAAGACTGTAGGTTGTTACCCAGCAACAATGTTTCACACAATAAATGACAAACAAATCAGAAAATAAGGCAAGTAAAATTACCTAGTGTACTAGATTTGATTTTTTTGGGGCATGTTGTGGATAATGCAAGTTGGACCGAAAACTGTAGTTCGAGCTGGGTCTGAGATTGGGGAAACCAAAATCTTTGATTGAAGCTCGGGCGCGAGTTGTCGCACATAATAATCTTTCCAAAACATATTGGCAATGGTaacatatttatatatacttGAAAAGAAAATAGTATATTTTCTACTTCAGACATTCTTGCTGAAGCTGTAAAAAGCTAACGGTAAATGTCGGACAAAATTGCCACAAAGAAATTGCCCATGTATTGACACGGATCAAAGATTATAAGATAGATCTAATATTATCATACACAAGATTACAAACTTTGAACTTGTCCATAATGGTTGTTTGTAACTCTGAAAGAGAAAGTCTGTTGCACCATAAACAAAGAGCAGTGAACAACCAAAACTTTATGCTGACAAAATTTAAACAGCTATCTTCCTAATGCTGTTATGCTGGTATCTGATACAACTGCCAACCTTCCTACACAATCACAAAGATAAACTACTCTCAAATCAACTTGTTATTAAGACATGCCCACACTAAAGTGGCTAAAGGATAGATGAAGATAGATGAGTGAACATAACAGAGACCTGAAATCGAACATGAGTAACTGAGTAAGTGAAAGCATAAAAGTAGACACTGGTCACTAGCACAACAGTTTATTGCAATTTTTATTCAGACTAAAAATATCCACATATCATCTTCTTTAAACTAAAAGAGAAATATTAAACAGAAAGTTGTAAACTATCACATGCATTAAGAGTTTCTCTAAAACCCCAGTGCGTGTTTTAGCAAAGTAATAAATGATCTTGACAGAAATTAGCACTAATATATTGGTGTGATTTTTTACAGAGAGAATGTAGAACTGTGAAAAAAAGAAAACAAGCAAATCAACAATTCaatgataaaagaaaaattaATGGACACTAAAAGCAGAAAATTTATTTGACACTCACCAACACCAAAGTGTAGACTGCCACTCTCATTTGTACTCAAATGATGGTGGGCTTGGAGCATCAAAACTCTCCAGAACCTCTGTCTTGCTTCCACTGCTTGAACTTGTCTCCGGCTTCTTTTCACCACCAAATATCCCACCGAACCATGAGGAAGAAGATGACGATGTTGCAGCTGTCGATGATGCTCCACTACCCATGCCCTCTATATTGATTGGCGCTTGACCAGGAAGTTGTCCCATTTGATATCCAGGAATACCAGGCATGTTAGGTAAAGGCTCTTCCATTGGAGGAAAATTTTGTTGCGCACTCATTACTTTGTTCAGCATTATTCCAGCACCTTCAATCAAAGCAAGCAATACTCCACCAAATGCTGCAGATCGGGAAGCAGCTCCAAAACCCTGACGCATCTGCAGGAAACCCCCGGTGGCCGCACCAGCAATAATTGAATTCCACGGATCCTCTTTTTGACGTACATAGACCATCGTACAGTCAAAAGTGGAGAAGAGGCCACCCCACACAGCAAAACTACCTCCTACGCGAGGTGCATTCATTCGCACTGCTTGAGTACCTCCAAAGAAGCGTTCACCTTTAGGCGAGTTATAAATTCCTTTCAAAAAGTGGAAAGTTGCACCTCCAACAGCTCCCATGCCAAAAGCTCCACCAATGTCATCGAGTATACGATCAGGGCAAGGTTCACGAGAGGTCTCAGGGGTGCCCATGAGTCactaaatcaaaaataaaagtggagaagaaattgaatgagaacATCGGAAGTTCGATGGTGTGAACGTTAATGCAACACCACCAGTTAGCCCCACTACGCACATTGTTACTTTTTATACGTCACATTCAGAGAGCTGACCAACGTTCTCCAATACTTCATTATAAATGACTTAACCATTACAACTTGTTAAAAATGAATAAACATATTTAGTGCAGAGTGCCAATTAAGGTTAAGTTTCTATAAACATTCCAATCATGTTTTAACTGAACTATGTTAATAGTGTTTATACTTCTCCTGCATCAAGTGTTATGTGATTGTATTACAACAGCGTACAATAATTTGGTTCCATCTTTTTTCTTTGGACAAAAAAAAAATCTATCTTTTACCTCACAAAATATGATTCTCTCCCAAATCCTTTTCGATATCCATTTCCCCTTTTAATCTACCCGTGGAACCCTCCCAATCTCTTCTTGATATCTCTGTTAAACATCTTTAAATCCCATCTCCAATATGATGATTTCTACTCACGTGTATTCAATTCTGAACTATTAATTAACCAACACTGAGTTAAAAAGTTTAACAAAAAATTAAACAGTGTGATTATTGCAGACCCCGATAGGTTTCTTTCATTTTACATTTTCTTGATGTCTAGTCACAAAGTAATTTGAGAAACAACAATCGTGCAACAACCTCTATAGCATAATAGTTGAAactataaaatcactttcaattGTTTCCACAAAACACGTATATGGGTGTAAATGTTTTATACCACATAATGATTATCTGATAAGGGAACGGGGAAGACATAGCATCTTGACAAACATCTACTTCGTAACAATTTTTGCAAATTTTCATAACAAATACGAGACGACAAAGTAGTTGCCAATTGTTGACATAAAACATCAAGAAACCCAGTCAAGCTTTAATCTTCCTCAAAAATATAATTTCCCAACTTAGTAAAAATCAGCTCACCTCTCCAACACGAAACATTTGCAAATAATTCTTTAGCTTGCTTAACAGAAAAGTTCCCAACCTAACTCCTAGTTCAATTGGCCTTATTTTAGAATCCATAAACGTTTCTGCAACTTACATAAACTATCAATCTGTAAACCCCATCATATCTTCTAATTACGATAGAATCCATAAATGTTTCTGCAACTTAAATAAACTATATATGTGTATACTCCATCATATCTTCTAATAACGATCGAATCCGTAAACGTTTCTGCAACTTACATAAACTATTAATCTGTAAGCTCCATCATATCTTCTAATTACGATAGAATCCATAAACGTTTCTGCAACTTAAATAAACTATTAATCTGTATTAGCTTAAACAAGAACCCACAAAAACCCATAAAATTAAACCAACAAGACTTGATCTTTATTGTACAATACAATCAATATAACCATATGATTCAATTTAAAACAAAACCCATCTTGCAACAATCAACAATAAACAAAAAAAAGCTTTAAAATTGACATAACACAAAAAGAACATGAGATTTAAAAGCTAATTAACAAACATAAATTAAAGGGATTAAAGAACATACCAAATTGAAATGGGTTGGTGAAAATCAGAAAGAAAAGTAGTTTTATAAGACTGACTGCGCAAGAACGATGTCTTGTGTTGAAACTAGGTTTCTCTGTTGGCTGCTGTTCTAATTAGGTTGTCGTTATATTTGATGACTAGAATAATGTTTTTAATGATTTTTGATcatttttctttacaaataatgAAAAACagtttcaaaaaaataaaataatgaaaaacagtttcaaaaaaataaaataatgaaaaacaaaattattttttgaGATGAAATTGATAAAGTAGTTTTAgctttttaaaattaaaaatttattcaGACCCACTTCAATTTTTTCCTAAAAAAAACGAAAATACCTTCAAAGTACATATTTATTTGATTGAAAATTGGAAAGGTGGAAACAAGATTTATTGAATTATAACTTGACTTTGAAAAATTGTGGAAAACAAATTTTATTGTTTTCTAAATTGTGAAAACTATAAAATTAGAACAAAATTAAAAAGTATGTTCAAATTAGAAATTAGCATATTAGCCCGTGAATATTCTATAATTTTTGATATTTCAACTTTTGCTGGTTTTGTTAGAAAATAAAGTCTATAATTCTTGATAATTTAATCAACGTGTGCGAAAAATATCACCGTAAGCAACTTATACTCATTGATCGTTTAGATTATTGAGTAACGGTATTCGTCCAATATTTATAGATTTTTTTTAGATATCGATGATTCTTGTGATGaaaaaatatttttgttatatttGACTATGAGTTAAAGATATGTTGGTGTTCATTGTAATATGTGTAGTTCTGATATCTGTCGCCCTCGTAACCGCATTGAATGATGTCATAATCAGAGTTTAAGGTGATTGAAACTTGATGTACGAAATCAACAATATCCCGGTACAATTCCAACGTTCTCATTTAAAAATATTCGTACAATATTGTTAAATTCATTGTGGAGGGACATGCAGTTAGCTAATAAAGTTACGTCTTGACATGAAATGTGTGTGTATACACACACTTAAGAGTATAAAGCTTGAAGGCTTTTTTACTTTTAAATGACTAAGATGTCCTCCTAATTTTAATAAAAGTGTTGTATATTGccaatattataattttatacgTGTACCATATATGTTAATacattatatgtgtatatatacatatactttcTCACTTTTCATTACAAACACATGTACCCAGTTTTGATAATTCAAATTTTAATCTGATTTGAAACCCCCCTCTTTTATCTTAAATTCAAATAAATGGatacatctctctctctctgaactTGAATTAAATTTCAAAGTCgattatatttttcttatttcATGTATTCAATTTAAGGATCTATATTGTAATGATACTTTCAATTTAGTTTTCTCATTTAATCTTTTCATTGCAGGCAATTTGTAGATTGAACATTAATTATAcgataaatttaaatattataatgcTAGGAGAACAATGCTGATTGTAAAATCcgtaattttatatttaatttatttattagatattaTGATATTAATTCgtttagataaatattttaaattagaaTATCCCGAAAACTTTTTGTGTAAGTTATTGAGTTGGgaaaagatttgttatttgtggaaattaatgtaagaataatttagaaaatcAAAATCTTTTTAGTTTAAGTAATTGTGCGtgtcaaatattttattttaggaATTTATTTGGAGAGATTATATTATATCCTaattagaattagggttttgtgtATCTATATAAAGACCCCTTTAGACAATAATATGACTCGTACAGGGGCTCGTCGCGTTGCAGGGAGGTACGATTTAGTCCGCTGTTTGGTAGCTTTGTTGTGCATGCTTTTTCATGTTAGTTTTAATATGTATGTGCCATGCCCATGAATATGAGTTATATTGTTTATATTTTAATATGTATGTGCCATGCCCATGAATATGAGTTATATTGTTTATATCCATATGCGTGCACATCCAATTTTTTTGTTTAGATTGTATGCCTGCCAACCAATCTGATTATGCATGtataaataaatgattattaacCTCTTTAGCTAGCCTTGCATGTGAAATCTTAAAAGGGGGATTGTGATTAATTGTGGGTTATAAAAATGAACTTGTTCCTGTCATGATCTTTGTTGCAAGGATTAATGTGTGCTTCCTGGTAAGtcatatttatattaataaattagtaaaatcaagttattattttttttgttacatttgtttattatttataaaaaaaagaatttttttagAAACAAGATCGTGATATAATAGATTATGTTTTGGTCGGAGGttaaatttagttgatttttttTGTTTAAGTTATATTAATGCGTGCATGCTTCAtattagttgattaattatttattagaaatCGATAGATAAAGTAAATATATGACATGTTAGTATTTtgtataattgatttaattaatatGCATGCTGTAATTGAAAGCAGAGGTAATCACATGGAGAGTGTACTTGAATTCAGACCAGTTTGCATGAGATGGGCTTTTAAGGCCCATTTATCTTTGTTTTTAATATTTGTTTGTGCAGAGTCGTGACTggttaatttaatttaatattattaaattatcTTTGTTGGATATATGATGCATgtaatttgattttgatttcgAGATATTTCTAGTCTTTCTGTGATCTGCATGGATGGTTACTTGGGCTGTATAGAGTTTATTTTATATAGAATAAACAATTAATTATTTTGTACTTATTAAATTTTAGGATTTATTCGTGTTATTACTTTCGGACTTTAGGTGTCGACTTCGAGGTAAGTGACTTTTCGTTGCTCACTTAAATTATTAAATTGTTCtgtttttgaaatattttgattATATGATTTCTGAACATTGTGATATCGAAAATAGAATTTAGAAAagattatttttatagaattcCCCGAGTTTTAGATTGCGCATCGAATTATAGAACCTGATCACTGGTTAGTGTGATACATAGAATATAGAACTAGTTTTGCACACGTTCCGGAACACATAGATGCCTTGTTGAGTTTGTCTTAACGAGGGCGTAAACTAGCCTCCATCGAATTATAGAGCCGTGTCGCTGGCATAGTGTGACCGTAATTTAGAACTGTgggaataaaatatttttgttctGTAAAAGATTATTTGATCGATTTAGAAATTCAGAATTTTTGAACTTATTGAAAAAGATATTTTGGAGCCGTTAAACGATGGTTACTTGCTGGGCCTTGCAGCTCATTGTTTTAATATATTTCAGGTTTGGGCTTTGGAAGCTAAAGTTGTGAACTACGTGGATTTTGATGCTATTTGATTTAGATGCAATTTATTGGAAAAGACTTCTCGTATTTATCGAATAAATTTAAGTTATCTGTTAGACAATTATTTATCAGATTTGTGGAGCCGCGTCTCCGATTTTATGATTTTGATTTAATAAGTTTGACCGCTGCTTGATTTTAGTGgatattttatcaaataaaattatattttattaagtttttaattagaattaatagtccgagAAGGCGGGCTGCcacagttggtatcaagagcaggctgttcttcggagtgtattaggtatgggactagtacattccctagaaTGCGATCCTGTAGACTATCGTATAGGTCTTAAGAAATTATATTTGATTTAGATATT from Apium graveolens cultivar Ventura chromosome 5, ASM990537v1, whole genome shotgun sequence includes the following:
- the LOC141724341 gene encoding mitochondrial import inner membrane translocase subunit TIM17-2-like — its product is MGTPETSREPCPDRILDDIGGAFGMGAVGGATFHFLKGIYNSPKGERFFGGTQAVRMNAPRVGGSFAVWGGLFSTFDCTMVYVRQKEDPWNSIIAGAATGGFLQMRQGFGAASRSAAFGGVLLALIEGAGIMLNKVMSAQQNFPPMEEPLPNMPGIPGYQMGQLPGQAPINIEGMGSGASSTAATSSSSSSWFGGIFGGEKKPETSSSSGSKTEVLESFDAPSPPSFEYK